Proteins found in one Methylobacterium sp. CB376 genomic segment:
- a CDS encoding SCO family protein, whose product MATPRAVRIGALLLGLVALAGSVPAAPGGALGPEGGRPSAIEDLVWPDAPGTRIRRDQSGRPLTPETLRDKVAVVGFVSTQCPITCVVLARELDALAGALPPSLRDRVVIVAVTVDPARDDVAALRRFGEGMGIDPGRVRLVTSDPAATAHQAALLRYPADRLPLPPPRLLVFDRRGDLAMIYGTEPVDRPRLLTDLALLERFEAGIHAPPRPDGAPLPASNP is encoded by the coding sequence ATGGCGACACCTCGCGCAGTCCGGATCGGCGCCCTCCTGCTCGGACTGGTCGCCCTGGCGGGGTCGGTGCCGGCGGCCCCCGGCGGGGCGCTCGGGCCGGAAGGCGGTCGACCGAGCGCGATCGAGGATCTCGTCTGGCCGGACGCGCCGGGGACCCGGATCCGGCGGGACCAGTCCGGTCGCCCCCTCACCCCCGAGACCCTGCGCGACAAGGTGGCGGTGGTCGGCTTCGTGAGCACGCAATGCCCGATCACCTGCGTGGTCCTCGCCCGCGAGCTCGACGCGCTCGCCGGGGCCCTGCCGCCCTCCCTGCGCGACAGGGTCGTCATCGTCGCCGTGACGGTGGACCCGGCCCGCGACGACGTGGCGGCCCTGCGGCGCTTCGGCGAGGGCATGGGGATCGACCCCGGCCGCGTGCGGCTCGTCACCAGCGACCCGGCCGCCACGGCCCATCAGGCGGCGCTGCTGCGCTATCCGGCGGACCGGCTCCCGCTGCCGCCGCCGCGCCTCCTCGTCTTCGACCGGCGGGGCGACCTCGCGATGATCTACGGCACCGAGCCGGTCGACCGCCCGCGCCTCCTCACCGACCTCGCCCTCCTCGAACGCTTCGAGGCCGGCATCCACGCGCCGCCGCGGCCGGACGGCGCGCCGCTCCCCGCCTCCAACCCGTGA
- a CDS encoding cysteine hydrolase family protein: protein MHEPRTLLQLAGATPTPARIARAVLVVIDAQGEYADGALPLDGFGPALAAVRALLAAAREAGAPVVHVAHRGRDGGLFDRGGPGGAIVPEALPRPGEPVIEKTLPNAFAGTDLAARLRDLGRTDLVLAGFMTHNCVSATARAALDLGYRVTVAGDATATRALPDPLGGPPLPAEAVQRAALAALADRTAVVAPAREIVAPAPGILGADAR, encoded by the coding sequence ATGCACGAACCCAGAACCCTTTTGCAGCTCGCGGGCGCGACGCCGACGCCCGCGCGGATCGCGCGGGCGGTCCTCGTGGTCATCGACGCCCAGGGCGAGTACGCGGACGGCGCCCTGCCCCTCGACGGATTCGGGCCCGCCCTCGCGGCGGTCCGCGCGCTCCTCGCGGCGGCCCGGGAGGCGGGCGCGCCGGTCGTGCACGTCGCCCATCGCGGGCGGGACGGCGGCCTGTTCGACCGCGGCGGCCCCGGGGGCGCCATCGTGCCCGAGGCGCTGCCCCGGCCCGGCGAGCCGGTGATCGAGAAGACGCTGCCGAACGCCTTCGCCGGAACCGACCTCGCGGCGCGGCTGCGGGATCTCGGGCGGACCGACCTCGTGCTCGCGGGCTTCATGACCCACAATTGCGTGAGCGCGACCGCGCGGGCGGCGCTCGACCTCGGCTACCGGGTCACGGTCGCGGGCGACGCCACCGCGACCCGGGCCCTGCCCGACCCGCTCGGGGGTCCGCCCCTCCCGGCCGAGGCGGTGCAGCGGGCCGCCCTCGCGGCGCTCGCGGACCGCACCGCGGTCGTCGCGCCGGCGCGGGAGATCGTCGCGCCCGCGCCGGGGATCCTGGGCGCCGACGCCCGCTGA